A section of the Scleropages formosus chromosome 12, fSclFor1.1, whole genome shotgun sequence genome encodes:
- the cryl1 gene encoding lambda-crystallin homolog isoform X2, which yields MVFLSAGYKVKLYDSQPGQAARAIRDMRRKLEELQQNQMLRGDLNVEEQLALLSSYDDLSEALKGTFFVQECVFEELEAKQSVFHVVENCVGEDVILSSSTSCLLPSNVFSRVQNKKRCIVSHPVNPPYYVRLVELVPHPETLPAVMEQTYALMTEVGQTPVRLTKEIDGFALNRVQYAIIAESWRLVKDGIISVEDIDLVMSEGLGMRYAFIGPMETMHLNAPDGLEDYLSRYKDGMQRVLSSFGPVPEFSGNEAKVINQEMCNFISKDQLSSRRARRDQLLMGLAKLKK from the exons ATGGTTTTCCTGAGCGCAGGATACAAAGTGAAGCTCTATGACAGCCAGCCAGGACAGGCGGCCAGGGCCATCCGGGACATGAG gaggaaactggaggagTTGCAGCAAAATCAAATGTTGAGGGGTGACTTGAACGTAGAGGAGCAGCTAGCCCTGCTAAGCAGCTATGACGACCTGTCTGAGGCACTCAAGGGCACCTTTTTCGTTCAG GAATGTGTCTttgaggagctggaggccaaGCAGAGTGTCTTCCATGTAGTTGAGAATTGTGTTGGAGAGGATGTAATCCTCAGCAGTTCTACATCCTGCCTACTACCTAGTAATGTCTTCTCTCGAGTCCAGAACAAGAAGCGCTGCATTGTGTCCCATCCT GTGAACCCTCCGTATTATGTCCGTCTGGTCGAGCTGGTTCCACATCCTGAGACTCTGCCAGCTGTGATGGAGCAAACTTACGCTTTGATGACCGAAGTCGGCCAAACACCGGTCCGTCTTACGAAGGAGATTGATGGCTTTGCCCTTAATCGTGTGCAATATGCCATCATTGCAGAATCCTGGAGGCTCGTCAAG GATGGTATTATCTCTGTTGAAGACATTGACCTAGTGATGTCAGAGGGATTGGGCATGCGATACGCTTTTATTGGTCCCATGGAAACCATGCACCTCAATGCCCCTGATG GTTTGGAAGACTACTTAAGTCGCTACAAGGATGGGATGCAGAGGGTACTTTCATCTTTTGGTCCCGTTCCAGAATTTTCTGGTAACGAAGCCAAGGTTATTAATCAG gaAATGTGTAATTTCATTTCCAAAGACCAGCTGTCTTCCAGGAGAGCTCGTCGAGATCAGCTTCTTATGGGCCTGGCCAAGCTGAAGAAATGA
- the cryl1 gene encoding lambda-crystallin homolog isoform X1, with protein sequence MSASASPGGKTVSVIGSGLIGCSWAMVFLSAGYKVKLYDSQPGQAARAIRDMRRKLEELQQNQMLRGDLNVEEQLALLSSYDDLSEALKGTFFVQECVFEELEAKQSVFHVVENCVGEDVILSSSTSCLLPSNVFSRVQNKKRCIVSHPVNPPYYVRLVELVPHPETLPAVMEQTYALMTEVGQTPVRLTKEIDGFALNRVQYAIIAESWRLVKDGIISVEDIDLVMSEGLGMRYAFIGPMETMHLNAPDGLEDYLSRYKDGMQRVLSSFGPVPEFSGNEAKVINQEMCNFISKDQLSSRRARRDQLLMGLAKLKK encoded by the exons ATGAGCGCATCCGCATCGCCAGGAGGAAAAACCGTTTCTGTCATAGGAAG TGGGCTGATAGGCTGCTCTTGGGCCATGGTTTTCCTGAGCGCAGGATACAAAGTGAAGCTCTATGACAGCCAGCCAGGACAGGCGGCCAGGGCCATCCGGGACATGAG gaggaaactggaggagTTGCAGCAAAATCAAATGTTGAGGGGTGACTTGAACGTAGAGGAGCAGCTAGCCCTGCTAAGCAGCTATGACGACCTGTCTGAGGCACTCAAGGGCACCTTTTTCGTTCAG GAATGTGTCTttgaggagctggaggccaaGCAGAGTGTCTTCCATGTAGTTGAGAATTGTGTTGGAGAGGATGTAATCCTCAGCAGTTCTACATCCTGCCTACTACCTAGTAATGTCTTCTCTCGAGTCCAGAACAAGAAGCGCTGCATTGTGTCCCATCCT GTGAACCCTCCGTATTATGTCCGTCTGGTCGAGCTGGTTCCACATCCTGAGACTCTGCCAGCTGTGATGGAGCAAACTTACGCTTTGATGACCGAAGTCGGCCAAACACCGGTCCGTCTTACGAAGGAGATTGATGGCTTTGCCCTTAATCGTGTGCAATATGCCATCATTGCAGAATCCTGGAGGCTCGTCAAG GATGGTATTATCTCTGTTGAAGACATTGACCTAGTGATGTCAGAGGGATTGGGCATGCGATACGCTTTTATTGGTCCCATGGAAACCATGCACCTCAATGCCCCTGATG GTTTGGAAGACTACTTAAGTCGCTACAAGGATGGGATGCAGAGGGTACTTTCATCTTTTGGTCCCGTTCCAGAATTTTCTGGTAACGAAGCCAAGGTTATTAATCAG gaAATGTGTAATTTCATTTCCAAAGACCAGCTGTCTTCCAGGAGAGCTCGTCGAGATCAGCTTCTTATGGGCCTGGCCAAGCTGAAGAAATGA